From Romeriopsis navalis LEGE 11480:
GTAGTGCACCCAGTCAATCCCCACACCAGGGAAAGACGGCACATTGCCCGCATTGGTCCAGCGGTTCGCAATTTTGACACAGTAATGCATCAAGTACGCACGTTCGGGAGGACGGTAGGTATTCGAGATTTCGACGGTGGCACCCGCATCTTTCAGCGCCTGCATAAACTCCTGCGCATAAATCCGAAACGGAAAGGTTAAATCTTCCAAGGAATCGCTAAAGAGAAATTGCTGCTGCCACTCTGGGCCACTCAACCGGACACGCAATCGCCGCGTATATTCATTCAGAATACTCATCGCAATATGAAAGTCCTTTTGGCCCACCCGCGACTTCGTCGCATCGGACAAACGGGAGTTGATGGTCTCCCGAAACTTATCATCCAGCTCGCGATACACCTCCACCATACCCGTGGTGCTGCCAAAGCCAAACGCACCATCCACCGCCAACGGGGGTCGCCGCGGATAATTCGGCTCCGGCTTCACCGTGAGCACCGTATTCAGGACCCGCTGCAAATCCTTAATATCCTCCGGGCCAAAGTTGAGCCCTTCCAGCAGTCTCCAAGCCGTCAGATTGGGCAAGAAAAAGATCAAGCCCTGCCGTAATGCCACCTGATACGTTTTGGTGCCCACGACGCCATCGGCCCCCAGATCATTCGCTTTCTGGTAATCCTTCGTGGCCAAGTCCGTCGCGCGGCCAAAGGCACCGTCAGCCACCCCAACTGGATATTTCTTCGAGGCTAAAAATCGCTGCCACCCTGTGACAACATCACCCCACGATCCTTGGAAAATTGTTTTTAGCCCGAGCGCACTTGCATTGAAAGCCATCGGTTTATCCCAACCTTAACGAACGTTTTTGAACACACCCAACTCAAACTGTACTCAACAAAAAAGCCACTCGACTTATCCATTGAGGCTTTTTTAAGCATTCGCGCTTTCAGTGTAGCCGCGATCGCCGATCGTGGCTGACAGCAAAGCTGACCATCCTCATAGCGTTATACCCCACCCAAGGAAAATTGGGCCAGGAAAATCGGCGATCCGGTCCACTACAGGGGCCTGCACCTCACCCCGTCAGCCAATCAATCCACCAGAGCGTTAGAGTAGATCTCAGCCTAAGATTTGATGATTCACCCATGCAGCACGACTACCTTGAACGGATTCTGACAGCGAAAGTCTATGATGTCGCCCAGGAGTCGGCCCTGGAGATTGCCCCCAACCTGTCACAGCGACTCCAGAACCACCTGCTGCTCAAGCGCGAAGATATGCAATCCGTCTTCTCCTTCAAGCTGCGCGGTGCATACAACAAAATGGCCCAATTGCCCCCGGACGTGTTGGCTCAGGGGGTAATTGCGGCCTCCGCAGGGAACCACGCTCAAGGGGTGGCACTGAGTGCAAGTAAGCTGGAAACTACAGCGATTATCGTCATGCCCGTCACCACCCCCAGCGTGAAAGTCGATGCCGTCCGGGCCCGCGGCGGTGAAGTCGTTCTACATGGTGATACCTACGATGATGCCTGTGCCTACGCCAAGCAACTGGGCACCGAGAAAGGCCTTACCTTCATCCATCCCTTCGACGACCCCGATGTGATTGCCGGCCAGGGGACGATCGGCATGGAAATCCTACGTCAACACCAAAAGCCGATCCACGCGATCTTTGTGGCGATCGGCGGCGGGGGACTGATTGCGGGCATTGCCGCCTATGTGAAACGGCTACGCCCCAACATTAAAATCATTGGTGTCGAACCGGTGGATGCCGATGCGATGTCGCGATCGCTCAACGCGGGGAGCCGTCAAGCCCTCGAACAGGTCGGCCTATTTGCGGATGGAGTGGCCGTCCGGGAGGTGGGCCAAGAAACCTTTCGGCTGTGTCAGGAATACGTAGATGAGGTGATATTGGTCAGCACCGATAATACCTGCGCCGCGATTAAAGATGTGTTCCAAGATACGCGATCGATTCTCGAACCCGCCGGGGCCTTAGCGATCGCCGGGGCCAAAGCCTACGTTGAACGCGAGGGCATTACCGATAAGACCTTAATCGCCATCGCCTGTGGGGCCAATATGAACTTCGATCGTCTCCGCTTTGTCGCTGAACGGGCGGAACTCGGAGAACGTCGCGAGGCAATTTTTGCCGTCACCGTGCCGGAAGAACGTGGGAGTTTTCGCAAATTTTGCGAATGTTTAGGTCAACATGGCATCACTGAATTTAATTACAGAATTGGCAACACTAGAGAAGCCCATATCTTTGTTGGAATTCAAATCAGCAGTCGCGACGATGCGAAAGCAATCGCCGCTGCTTTCGCCGCTCAAGGGTTAGCGACGATCGATCTGACGGATGACGAGTTAGCCAAATTGCATCTCCGCCATATGGTCGGTGGGCATTCGCCTTTAGCCCACGACGAATTACTCTATCAGTTCCAATTTCCGGAACGACGCGGTGCCTTAACGAACTTCCTCGCACGGATGAACCCCGACTGGAATATCAGTCTCTTCCACTATCGCAACTATGGTGCCGACTACGGCAAAATTCTGGTCGGCATGCAAGTGCCCGCCCAGGACATGCACCAATGGCAAACATTCCTCGATCGTCTGGGCTATCCCTATGCGGACGAAAGTCAGAACCCTGCCTATAAATTATTTCTCGGATAGTGACAATTCTGCTGCCATCCGGAAACTGACACACCATCCGGATGGCAGGGGCAAAGTTGTGTAGTAGAATCAACCCCCTAGACACTTTGGTCAGAACATCACGGTGCGACGACTGTTGCGACGGTGGTTGTTCCATCACTGAAGCTAGCGCTGCGGTGGACCAAATTGCTGACATGTGGGCAAGTCACTTGTTCGTCCTTGTTATGACCCGGTCGTAGATATGTTTACTAAACCTCGCCGTCGCCGTTCTTCCATTTTCTCCGATTCTCGCTACAACAGCTATTCCCGCCGTCGCCGGAATCCCCTGCCGCTACCACTGCTACTCGCCGCATTGCCGCTGGCGTTGCTGGTCCTGGAGCTACTGCTGCGGCTGGGCGTGGGACTCGCAGGGAAAGGCGATGAGCTGAACGCATACCAAGGCGAACCGACGATCGCCACCGCCTATCGGTTTAAACCCTTCACCGCCGATCAGCAAACCGTCAAAGGCATCCCAGGATACGGCGAGCTAGCAGTTCAATCCCATCCCTTAACGGGCTACCAACTGGTGCCCAACCAGGAGAATGCCGCGCTCAAGATCAACAATCAAGGCTTACGATCGGCCGCTGACATCCCCACCAACAAGCCCAAGAACGAAGTTCGGATACTCGTCATTGGGGGTTCCACCGCCTTTGGCGCATTAACCTCCAAGAACGCATCGACCTTTGCCCAACAACTCGAAAATCGCCTCAACCAACAGGTCAAAGCCCAAAAAAGCAACCCCGCCAAATTTCGGCCCAACGTTTTACCCTACTTCGCCGACGAAATGCAAAAGGCCCTGGCCCTACCCGCCAAAGTGCGTAATGCCAATTATCGGGTGATTAACGCCGCCGTACCGGGCTATCTTTCCGGCAATACCCTAGCCGACTTCACAACGCGCTTGCAGCGCTACCAGCCCAACATCGTCGTCTTGATGAATGGATATAGTGACCTGCTCACACCCGCCACTCAAGTCGCCACCGATCTTGCCACGGAT
This genomic window contains:
- the ilvA gene encoding threonine ammonia-lyase, biosynthetic, encoding MQHDYLERILTAKVYDVAQESALEIAPNLSQRLQNHLLLKREDMQSVFSFKLRGAYNKMAQLPPDVLAQGVIAASAGNHAQGVALSASKLETTAIIVMPVTTPSVKVDAVRARGGEVVLHGDTYDDACAYAKQLGTEKGLTFIHPFDDPDVIAGQGTIGMEILRQHQKPIHAIFVAIGGGGLIAGIAAYVKRLRPNIKIIGVEPVDADAMSRSLNAGSRQALEQVGLFADGVAVREVGQETFRLCQEYVDEVILVSTDNTCAAIKDVFQDTRSILEPAGALAIAGAKAYVEREGITDKTLIAIACGANMNFDRLRFVAERAELGERREAIFAVTVPEERGSFRKFCECLGQHGITEFNYRIGNTREAHIFVGIQISSRDDAKAIAAAFAAQGLATIDLTDDELAKLHLRHMVGGHSPLAHDELLYQFQFPERRGALTNFLARMNPDWNISLFHYRNYGADYGKILVGMQVPAQDMHQWQTFLDRLGYPYADESQNPAYKLFLG
- a CDS encoding peptidoglycan-binding domain-containing protein, with the protein product MAFNASALGLKTIFQGSWGDVVTGWQRFLASKKYPVGVADGAFGRATDLATKDYQKANDLGADGVVGTKTYQVALRQGLIFFLPNLTAWRLLEGLNFGPEDIKDLQRVLNTVLTVKPEPNYPRRPPLAVDGAFGFGSTTGMVEVYRELDDKFRETINSRLSDATKSRVGQKDFHIAMSILNEYTRRLRVRLSGPEWQQQFLFSDSLEDLTFPFRIYAQEFMQALKDAGATVEISNTYRPPERAYLMHYCVKIANRWTNAGNVPSFPGVGIDWVHYTNEISVWWAEKMAIAYDIAYPPALRSNHTVGRAIDWYIEWEGTLKIKNLSGRVVEIGSPRNSFDNYRLWDVGATYGVYKLAADPPHWSFDGY
- a CDS encoding SGNH/GDSL hydrolase family protein yields the protein MFTKPRRRRSSIFSDSRYNSYSRRRRNPLPLPLLLAALPLALLVLELLLRLGVGLAGKGDELNAYQGEPTIATAYRFKPFTADQQTVKGIPGYGELAVQSHPLTGYQLVPNQENAALKINNQGLRSAADIPTNKPKNEVRILVIGGSTAFGALTSKNASTFAQQLENRLNQQVKAQKSNPAKFRPNVLPYFADEMQKALALPAKVRNANYRVINAAVPGYLSGNTLADFTTRLQRYQPNIVVLMNGYSDLLTPATQVATDLATDQLAAQPVSHLWGSVREGIQGLFHHLYLTKTFRYWILKPEPKLEQLVNPLDRSGNSLPDQLGQDDKALKQRVDRYRNNLQQLANITGNSKIPLVVSLTPELHQRQTDKQSEAEKRRFEALGKTYQERVKTGYTALDQAVKQVKSKRRNLIIVPLSKTINQFDGEVFQDTIHLTDEAQTAVSNRLYQTIAPMLLVKPKPFGS